In Ruminococcaceae bacterium BL-6, a genomic segment contains:
- the rbfA gene encoding pre-ribosomal (17S) RNA binding factor A (Evidence 2a : Function from experimental evidences in other organisms; PubMedId : 12628255, 15185964, 17996707, 21102555, 21529161, 23293003, 23611982, 24671761, 25904134, 27382067; Product type f : factor), translating into MPSHKMGRVTEDIRRELSAIFRELKDPRVQGLISIVRVEVTNDLSYCTVYVSAMGGLEQAKTAVAGLKSAGGFIRHELGTRLRLRHVPEMLFRATDSIEYSANISRLISDLKDRDDNEH; encoded by the coding sequence ATGCCAAGCCATAAAATGGGACGTGTCACCGAAGACATCCGGCGGGAGCTGAGCGCGATTTTCCGCGAGCTGAAGGATCCCCGCGTCCAGGGCCTCATCAGCATCGTGCGGGTGGAGGTGACGAACGACCTTTCGTACTGCACGGTCTACGTCAGCGCCATGGGCGGGCTGGAACAGGCGAAAACGGCTGTGGCGGGGCTGAAATCCGCGGGCGGGTTCATCCGCCACGAGCTCGGGACGCGGCTGAGGCTGCGCCATGTGCCGGAAATGCTGTTCCGCGCGACCGATTCCATCGAATACAGCGCCAATATTTCCAGGCTGATTTCCGATCTGAAAGACAGGGATGACAATGAACATTAG
- the infB gene encoding initiation factor IF-2 (Evidence 2a : Function from experimental evidences in other organisms; PubMedId : 1426242, 9588797, 12682299, 22720735; Product type f : factor), producing MMIKYRVHEVAKDLNVPNKVIIDLLQKYCNETKKHMTALTEKELDIVFESFTQKHSFENLDAYFADNAPRVREQQPAHAKEEKHTQGEKHAQDGAPKSAPSAQKQPAARQNQPRKAVKPGKITPVSGQKKPGEKAPRAQQRPPVQRQGQRPAQQQSQGQNGDGAVRKPQGRIVDTRTSNVNMDRYNEKYDRLASEKVKTDNIVHKQKLTQRSSRYRGRPRNARRETEGERLRRIALERKQKHMTVTIPEEITVGEFAMRLKATAAEVIKKLMAMGVFATVNDTIDFDTAALVAMEFHAKAEKEVVVTIEDRIIDDSEDKDDNLVPRAPVVVVMGHVDHGKTSLLDAIRHADVTSTEAGGITQHIGAYRVRVQDRDVTFLDTPGHEAFTTMRARGAQVTDIAVLVVAADDGVMPQTVEAINHAKAANVSIIVAINKMDKPGANPDYVKKQLTEYGLVPEEWGGETPCVPLSAKTKEGIPELLEMITLVADMKELKANPDRPAKGTVIEARLDKGRGPIATVLVQNGTLRVGDTIVAGATVGRVRAMADENGRRVDAAGPSVPVEITGLDDVPMGGDVLNAVSDERLARELVAQRSAEQKEEQFNAQTKVTLDNLFDQMKKGDMKSLQVIVKADVQGSVEAVRQSLEKLSNDEVRVDVIHGGVGAINESDVMLANASNAIIVGFNVRPDPVAAENAKRDGVEMRLYRVIYECIEEIQSAMKGMLAPKYREVALGRAEAREIYKISNVGTIVGAHVTSGKITRAAQVRVVRDGIVAAEDKIASLRRFKDDVKEVAEGYDCGIGLERFNDVKAGDILEAFVMEEYQEE from the coding sequence ATGATGATAAAGTACAGGGTCCATGAGGTTGCAAAGGATCTGAACGTGCCGAACAAGGTGATCATCGATCTGCTGCAGAAATACTGCAACGAGACAAAGAAACATATGACCGCGCTGACGGAAAAGGAACTGGATATCGTTTTTGAAAGCTTTACCCAGAAGCACAGCTTTGAAAATCTGGATGCCTATTTCGCGGACAACGCACCGCGCGTGCGCGAGCAGCAGCCCGCGCACGCAAAAGAGGAGAAGCATACGCAGGGAGAAAAGCACGCGCAGGATGGAGCGCCCAAATCCGCGCCATCCGCGCAAAAGCAGCCCGCCGCCCGGCAGAACCAGCCGCGCAAGGCCGTGAAGCCGGGGAAGATCACCCCGGTTTCGGGGCAGAAGAAGCCCGGCGAAAAAGCGCCGCGCGCGCAGCAGAGGCCGCCCGTGCAGCGCCAGGGGCAGAGGCCCGCGCAGCAGCAGAGCCAGGGCCAGAACGGGGACGGCGCGGTGAGAAAGCCGCAGGGAAGGATCGTGGATACGCGGACTTCCAACGTCAATATGGACCGCTACAACGAAAAGTACGACCGCCTCGCTTCCGAAAAGGTGAAGACGGACAACATCGTGCACAAGCAGAAGCTGACCCAGCGCAGCTCAAGGTACCGCGGCCGCCCGCGCAACGCCCGCCGGGAGACCGAGGGCGAGCGCCTGCGCCGCATCGCGCTGGAACGCAAGCAGAAGCATATGACCGTCACGATCCCGGAAGAGATCACCGTCGGGGAATTTGCGATGCGCCTGAAGGCCACCGCCGCCGAGGTCATCAAGAAGCTGATGGCGATGGGCGTGTTCGCCACCGTGAACGACACGATCGACTTCGACACCGCGGCGCTTGTCGCGATGGAATTCCACGCGAAGGCGGAGAAAGAGGTCGTCGTCACCATCGAGGACCGGATCATCGACGACAGCGAGGACAAGGACGACAATCTGGTTCCCCGCGCGCCGGTCGTGGTCGTCATGGGGCACGTCGACCACGGAAAGACATCCCTGCTCGACGCGATCCGCCACGCGGACGTCACCTCCACAGAGGCCGGCGGCATCACCCAGCACATCGGCGCCTACCGCGTCAGGGTGCAGGACCGCGACGTCACGTTCCTCGACACCCCCGGGCACGAGGCGTTCACCACCATGCGCGCCCGCGGCGCCCAGGTGACGGATATCGCCGTGCTCGTCGTCGCGGCGGACGACGGCGTGATGCCCCAGACCGTCGAGGCGATCAACCATGCGAAGGCGGCGAACGTTTCGATCATCGTGGCCATCAACAAAATGGATAAGCCGGGGGCGAACCCGGATTATGTCAAAAAGCAGCTCACCGAATACGGGCTCGTGCCGGAAGAATGGGGCGGGGAGACTCCGTGCGTCCCGCTTTCCGCAAAGACGAAAGAGGGGATTCCCGAGCTGCTCGAGATGATTACTCTGGTTGCGGATATGAAGGAGTTAAAGGCGAACCCCGACCGCCCGGCCAAAGGGACCGTCATCGAGGCCCGGCTCGACAAGGGCCGCGGACCGATCGCGACCGTTCTGGTGCAGAACGGGACCCTGCGCGTCGGCGACACCATCGTGGCGGGCGCCACGGTGGGCCGCGTGCGCGCGATGGCGGATGAAAACGGCCGGCGCGTGGATGCCGCGGGCCCGTCCGTCCCGGTGGAGATCACCGGGCTGGATGACGTGCCGATGGGCGGCGACGTCTTGAACGCCGTCTCCGACGAGCGCCTTGCCCGCGAGCTGGTCGCCCAGCGCTCCGCGGAGCAGAAAGAGGAGCAGTTCAACGCGCAGACGAAGGTCACGCTGGACAATCTGTTCGACCAGATGAAGAAGGGCGACATGAAATCCCTTCAGGTCATTGTCAAGGCCGACGTTCAGGGCTCTGTGGAAGCCGTGCGCCAGTCTCTGGAGAAGCTCTCGAACGACGAGGTGCGCGTGGATGTCATCCACGGGGGCGTCGGGGCCATCAACGAATCCGACGTGATGCTGGCGAACGCGTCGAACGCGATCATCGTCGGCTTCAACGTCAGGCCCGACCCCGTGGCCGCCGAAAACGCCAAGCGCGACGGCGTGGAAATGCGCCTGTACCGCGTAATCTATGAATGCATCGAAGAGATCCAGTCCGCCATGAAGGGCATGCTCGCCCCGAAATACCGCGAGGTTGCGCTCGGCCGCGCCGAGGCCCGCGAGATTTATAAGATTTCGAATGTCGGCACCATCGTCGGCGCGCATGTGACGAGCGGCAAGATCACCCGCGCCGCCCAGGTCCGCGTCGTGCGCGACGGGATCGTGGCCGCGGAGGATAAGATCGCCTCCCTTCGCCGGTTCAAGGATGACGTGAAGGAGGTCGCCGAAGGCTACGACTGCGGCATCGGCCTCGAACGCTTCAACGACGTGAAGGCGGGAGATATCCTCGAGGCCTTTGTGATGGAGGAATACCAGGAGGAATAA
- a CDS encoding Ribosomal protein L7Ae — protein sequence MNDRVLSLLGIARRAGRVCFGSDAVIEALRKGETKLVLFARDLSPRTAGGVETAARARDIPCIKIAAPMDEIGIATGKRAGVVAVNDAGFAKAVAGLIGTEGQTNGREC from the coding sequence ATGAATGACCGGGTTCTTTCACTTTTAGGAATTGCCAGGCGCGCGGGACGCGTTTGCTTTGGCAGCGACGCCGTGATCGAGGCTCTTCGAAAAGGCGAGACAAAGCTGGTTCTTTTTGCGAGGGATCTTTCCCCGCGGACCGCGGGCGGGGTGGAAACCGCCGCGCGGGCGAGAGACATTCCCTGCATCAAAATCGCGGCGCCGATGGATGAGATCGGGATCGCGACAGGAAAGCGGGCCGGCGTGGTTGCGGTGAACGACGCGGGATTTGCCAAAGCGGTCGCCGGCCTGATTGGAACAGAGGGACAGACAAACGGGAGGGAATGCTGA
- the rulR gene encoding molecular ruler co-factor for RNA; new fold (Evidence 2a : Function from experimental evidences in other organisms; PubMedId : 11679764, 12682299, 22615861, 26771646, 27435445, 27562564, 29280348, 30355672, 31118925; Product type f : factor), whose translation MVRKRVPLRMCAGCGEMKPKKELVRVVKAPDQKDEDGRVVRPGEISLDPTGRKPGRGAYVCRDINCLRAARKARRLERAFSCQIPAEVYDRLEEEIGK comes from the coding sequence ATGGTTCGAAAGCGCGTTCCCCTGCGCATGTGCGCAGGCTGTGGAGAGATGAAACCGAAAAAGGAGCTTGTGCGCGTGGTGAAAGCCCCGGATCAGAAGGACGAAGACGGCCGGGTGGTGCGCCCGGGCGAAATTTCGCTGGATCCGACCGGACGCAAGCCGGGGAGGGGCGCTTATGTTTGCAGGGACATAAACTGCTTGAGAGCGGCGAGAAAGGCCAGGCGCCTGGAACGGGCGTTCTCCTGCCAGATTCCCGCGGAGGTTTACGACCGCTTGGAGGAGGAGATCGGAAAATGA
- the nusA gene encoding transcription translation coupling factor involved in Rho-dependent transcription termination (Evidence 2a : Function from experimental evidences in other organisms; PubMedId : 12682299, 15978071, 16707701, 16946247, 27571753, 28507243; Product type f : factor) has protein sequence MNSEVFEALNLLEKERGIPVDFMLDKIKKAIVTACKNSYGNEDAVINMDAARGQFDVYLRKEVAEEVTNTGKEISVEKAREIDPAAAPGDKVSVLLNTKDFGRIAAQTARNIIRQGIRDGERGQMLQEFQSKHQELVSALVERIDPRSGAATLRIGKAEAVLPKSEQVGNEQLAEGTRIKVYVVDVKETEKGPRAVISRTHPDLVKRLFENEVPEIYDGTVEIKAVSREAGSRTKLAVLSHNPDVDAVGACIGARGARVSNIVSELGGEKIDIVEYSEDPAKFVASALSPADVLSVQVAEDGSRACRVTVPDSQLSLAIGNKGQNARLAAKLTGWKIDIKPESGFFGETPEAPLNRQQEEGPDGQTE, from the coding sequence ATGAACAGCGAAGTCTTTGAAGCGTTGAACCTGTTGGAGAAGGAGCGGGGCATTCCGGTCGATTTTATGCTGGATAAAATCAAGAAGGCGATCGTGACCGCATGCAAGAACAGCTACGGAAACGAAGACGCCGTCATCAACATGGATGCGGCGCGCGGCCAGTTTGACGTCTATCTGCGCAAAGAGGTCGCCGAGGAAGTGACGAATACCGGGAAGGAAATTTCCGTTGAGAAGGCCCGCGAGATCGACCCCGCCGCCGCGCCGGGCGACAAGGTGAGCGTCCTTCTGAACACCAAGGATTTCGGGCGGATCGCCGCGCAGACGGCGCGCAACATCATACGCCAGGGGATCCGCGACGGCGAGCGCGGCCAGATGCTGCAGGAGTTCCAGAGCAAGCACCAGGAGCTGGTGAGCGCGCTGGTGGAGCGGATCGACCCGCGCTCCGGCGCGGCTACGCTGCGCATCGGCAAGGCCGAGGCGGTGCTGCCGAAAAGCGAGCAGGTGGGGAACGAACAGCTCGCCGAAGGCACCCGCATCAAGGTTTACGTCGTGGATGTGAAAGAGACGGAGAAGGGCCCCCGCGCCGTCATCAGCCGCACGCATCCGGATCTGGTCAAGCGGCTGTTTGAAAACGAGGTCCCCGAAATTTACGACGGGACCGTCGAAATCAAGGCTGTTTCCCGCGAGGCCGGCTCCCGCACCAAGCTGGCCGTGCTCAGCCACAACCCGGATGTCGACGCCGTCGGCGCGTGCATCGGCGCGCGCGGTGCCCGGGTTTCCAACATCGTCAGCGAGCTGGGCGGCGAGAAGATAGACATCGTGGAGTACAGTGAGGACCCCGCAAAATTCGTCGCGTCCGCCCTTTCCCCGGCGGATGTGCTTTCCGTCCAGGTGGCGGAGGATGGTTCCCGCGCCTGCCGCGTCACCGTGCCCGACAGCCAGCTTTCGCTCGCGATCGGGAACAAGGGTCAGAACGCCCGCCTTGCGGCGAAGCTGACCGGATGGAAGATCGATATCAAACCGGAAAGCGGATTTTTCGGCGAAACGCCGGAAGCTCCTTTGAACAGACAGCAGGAGGAAGGGCCGGACGGCCAAACGGAATAA
- the rimP gene encoding Ribosome maturation factor RimP, whose amino-acid sequence MSGKKRSGGTVQIVTALAEPVARQLGLSLWDVRFVKEGAGWFLRILIDKPGGVGIDDCEKMSRALNPLLDQADPIEQSYCLEVCSPGIGRELTRPEHFQRFAGAQVRVKLIRPRQDGRRELTGTLLSCEDSVIRLRAGEEELIAIPKKDTSSVRLLDDELVEE is encoded by the coding sequence TTGTCTGGGAAAAAAAGGTCCGGCGGTACCGTACAGATCGTAACCGCCCTCGCCGAGCCGGTGGCGCGGCAGCTTGGGCTGTCCCTTTGGGATGTCCGGTTCGTCAAGGAAGGCGCCGGCTGGTTCCTGCGCATCCTGATCGACAAGCCGGGCGGAGTGGGCATTGACGACTGTGAAAAAATGAGCCGCGCGCTGAATCCGCTGCTGGACCAGGCCGACCCCATCGAGCAGAGCTACTGCCTCGAGGTCTGCTCGCCCGGTATCGGCCGGGAACTGACGCGGCCCGAGCATTTTCAGCGGTTCGCCGGCGCGCAGGTGCGGGTAAAGCTGATCCGCCCCAGACAGGATGGCCGGCGCGAGCTGACCGGCACGCTTTTATCCTGTGAGGATTCTGTGATCCGCCTGCGTGCCGGGGAGGAAGAATTGATTGCCATCCCCAAAAAGGACACCTCGTCGGTGCGGCTTTTGGACGATGAGCTTGTGGAGGAGTAA
- the spoVT gene encoding transcriptional regulator of sporulation / germination (Evidence 2a : Function from experimental evidences in other organisms; PubMedId : 8755877, 15063493, 15939023, 16159768, 18996130, 22522895, 27790204; Product type r : regulator) codes for MKATGIVRRIDDLGRVVIPKEIRRTLRIREGDPLEIFTDSEGGVIFKKYSAVGEMSSFAFQYADVLSKISGQPVLVCDCDHVIAVSGASRKEYLERRVSPDLEEAMHARRSYVQDKSAQPLQPVEGINRTAAVVYPIIASSDVVGSVVLLSSDSSEQPDPSDVKLTQATASFLGRQIES; via the coding sequence TTGAAGGCCACAGGAATTGTCAGAAGAATTGATGACTTAGGACGTGTCGTAATTCCAAAAGAGATCCGCCGGACCCTGCGTATCCGCGAGGGGGATCCGCTTGAAATATTTACGGATTCGGAGGGCGGCGTTATTTTTAAAAAGTATTCGGCTGTGGGGGAGATGTCTTCCTTTGCCTTTCAGTATGCCGACGTGCTGAGCAAAATATCCGGCCAGCCGGTTCTGGTGTGCGACTGCGACCACGTGATCGCGGTTTCGGGGGCTTCCCGCAAGGAATACCTCGAGCGCCGCGTGTCGCCGGACCTGGAGGAGGCCATGCACGCGCGCCGCAGCTATGTGCAGGATAAAAGCGCCCAGCCGCTTCAGCCGGTGGAGGGGATCAACCGCACCGCCGCCGTGGTCTACCCCATCATCGCGTCGAGCGACGTGGTGGGCTCCGTGGTGCTGCTTTCGAGCGATTCGTCGGAGCAGCCCGACCCCAGCGACGTAAAGCTGACGCAGGCCACCGCATCCTTTTTGGGAAGGCAGATCGAAAGCTAG
- a CDS encoding conserved exported protein of unknown function (Evidence 4 : Unknown function but conserved in other organisms): MKKTAKFPLILLAAVLLFVFSGCSARTAISAKDFQTLAEKAGYTVTDNTKTAAGAKSFLTASNDKDAELSYAALSDDAAALRVYNSFRDQIQAGDNKAKNVDSTPYAKYSVTNGELHYVVCRVNNTVIYGKCTAADAAATDRFFDSIHY, encoded by the coding sequence TTGAAAAAAACCGCAAAATTTCCTTTGATCCTGCTGGCCGCCGTACTGCTCTTCGTCTTTTCCGGCTGCTCCGCGCGCACGGCGATCAGCGCCAAGGACTTTCAGACGCTGGCGGAAAAGGCGGGCTACACCGTAACGGACAACACCAAAACGGCCGCCGGGGCGAAAAGCTTTCTGACCGCTTCAAACGACAAGGACGCGGAGCTTTCCTATGCGGCCCTGTCCGACGACGCGGCCGCCCTCAGGGTCTACAACAGCTTCCGCGACCAGATTCAAGCCGGGGACAACAAGGCCAAAAACGTGGATTCCACCCCTTACGCGAAATACTCGGTGACAAACGGAGAGCTCCATTATGTGGTCTGCCGCGTGAACAACACCGTGATCTACGGGAAATGCACGGCTGCGGATGCGGCCGCGACGGACCGCTTTTTCGATTCCATCCACTACTGA
- a CDS encoding putative Proton-translocating ferredoxin:NAD(+) oxidoreductase complex subunit A (Evidence 3 : Putative function from multiple computational evidences; Product type e : enzyme), with product MQTLAQMMLYAVLAVTSENLIFTGGIGFSRVLRAARRPKTAITYSGLVCGFTLASAALGIWFGRTVPAGGWAAAARPVLFACGTAAVYLAAAFVWRTWWPKFYKKVEPFLSSSAINSVVLSMPFLRRVFFLGPWQMIGYALGTGAAFLFASAVLSQAMGRMRNPDMPQAFQGLPAVFLYVGILSLAFFGFTGGRLF from the coding sequence ATGCAGACGCTGGCGCAGATGATGCTGTACGCCGTTTTGGCGGTGACGTCGGAAAACCTGATTTTCACGGGCGGAATCGGGTTCAGCCGCGTGCTGCGCGCCGCGCGGCGGCCAAAAACGGCGATCACCTATTCCGGCCTGGTGTGCGGGTTCACGCTCGCTTCAGCGGCCCTGGGGATCTGGTTCGGCCGCACGGTCCCCGCGGGCGGCTGGGCCGCGGCCGCCCGGCCGGTGCTGTTCGCCTGCGGCACGGCGGCGGTCTATCTGGCAGCTGCCTTCGTCTGGCGGACGTGGTGGCCGAAGTTTTACAAAAAGGTGGAGCCGTTCCTCTCTTCCTCGGCCATCAACTCCGTGGTGCTTTCCATGCCGTTCCTGCGGCGGGTCTTCTTTCTCGGGCCGTGGCAGATGATCGGCTACGCGCTTGGGACGGGGGCGGCGTTCCTGTTTGCATCCGCCGTGCTTTCCCAGGCGATGGGGCGGATGAGGAACCCCGATATGCCGCAGGCGTTTCAGGGGCTGCCGGCCGTGTTCCTCTATGTCGGCATCCTGTCGCTGGCCTTTTTCGGCTTCACCGGCGGACGCCTTTTCTGA
- a CDS encoding putative Proton-translocating ferredoxin:NAD(+) oxidoreductase complex subunit E (Evidence 3 : Putative function from multiple computational evidences; Product type e : enzyme) — translation MKKRNKWRAGAPAAAKREKSQSRKPKALPAKRAGRKKLLRQAGTILVNGVIFKNPVVIGALGLFPVVAAGYSMENAWALSLLMLVMMTPVCLISGWLGEKVPVWVRPALVLLLSALFYLPASRLLDVVMPGASLGLGIYGPLMIANSIILSRANDYAPNHLTPAVLADSLGCTAGFCAVLLIVSALRAGWAHSLSRLGNTALQNPASYPFAGLILLGFLSALIQFVNHKRPAEGKVTP, via the coding sequence GTGAAAAAGAGGAATAAATGGCGCGCGGGCGCTCCCGCCGCCGCGAAAAGGGAGAAGAGCCAAAGCCGGAAGCCAAAGGCCCTTCCGGCAAAAAGAGCCGGACGGAAAAAGCTCCTCCGGCAGGCGGGCACGATCCTCGTGAACGGCGTGATCTTCAAAAATCCGGTCGTCATCGGTGCGCTCGGCCTGTTTCCGGTTGTCGCCGCGGGGTACAGCATGGAAAACGCGTGGGCGCTTTCGCTGCTGATGCTTGTGATGATGACGCCCGTCTGCCTGATCAGCGGGTGGCTCGGCGAGAAGGTGCCGGTCTGGGTGCGGCCCGCTCTTGTGCTGCTGCTTTCGGCGCTGTTCTACCTGCCCGCGTCGCGCCTGCTGGATGTTGTGATGCCGGGGGCGTCTTTGGGGCTCGGCATTTACGGCCCGCTGATGATCGCGAATTCGATCATCCTGTCGCGGGCGAACGATTACGCCCCTAACCATCTGACCCCGGCGGTGCTCGCCGATTCGCTCGGATGCACGGCTGGCTTCTGCGCGGTGCTTCTGATCGTTTCCGCCCTGCGCGCGGGCTGGGCGCACAGCCTGAGCCGGTTGGGGAATACGGCGCTTCAAAACCCCGCATCGTACCCGTTTGCGGGGCTGATCCTGCTCGGATTCCTCTCCGCGCTCATCCAGTTCGTCAACCATAAAAGGCCCGCGGAAGGGAAGGTGACGCCGTGA
- a CDS encoding putative Proton-translocating ferredoxin:NAD(+) oxidoreductase complex subunit D (Evidence 3 : Putative function from multiple computational evidences; Product type e : enzyme), translated as MMIRTKTAPFLRTEESVGSMMRDMLLALAALLILPTVHYGVSVLKLAAVSVAACMLAEIAGCLVAKREINISELSPMVTGMVIVAMMPPGAPYWLPAAAGVFAVLAARIPFGSTGHTPFNPAAAGLAFATAFWPGEMFRYAQQSPAAALKAGLKPEAVPSEMLWGLTAGPVGTTAALVIAACSLFLFVRRAANWQIPFWFLVSAAVFAALFPRILVPPLTSVKYEMLSGSLLFCAVFMMTDPVTAPRTVSGGALYGLLGGIVLMLMRRFGVYEQSASFTVLLMNAAAPLIDGAVCSLQAERRRGREKEE; from the coding sequence ATGATGATCCGGACAAAAACGGCGCCGTTCCTCCGGACGGAGGAATCCGTCGGCTCCATGATGCGCGATATGCTGCTGGCGCTGGCGGCGCTGCTGATCCTTCCGACGGTGCATTACGGCGTTTCCGTGCTGAAGCTTGCCGCCGTTTCCGTCGCCGCCTGCATGCTGGCCGAAATCGCGGGATGCCTGGTGGCAAAGCGCGAAATCAATATCTCCGAGCTTTCCCCCATGGTCACCGGCATGGTGATCGTCGCGATGATGCCCCCGGGCGCGCCGTACTGGCTTCCCGCGGCGGCTGGCGTTTTCGCCGTCCTCGCGGCGAGGATTCCGTTCGGCTCGACCGGGCACACGCCGTTCAATCCCGCCGCGGCGGGCCTGGCGTTCGCCACGGCCTTCTGGCCCGGGGAGATGTTCCGCTATGCGCAGCAGTCCCCCGCGGCGGCGCTGAAAGCCGGCCTGAAGCCGGAGGCGGTCCCATCCGAGATGCTGTGGGGCCTGACGGCCGGGCCCGTCGGAACGACGGCGGCACTTGTGATCGCGGCCTGCAGCCTTTTTCTGTTCGTGCGCCGCGCCGCGAACTGGCAGATCCCGTTCTGGTTCCTGGTTTCCGCGGCGGTGTTCGCGGCGCTGTTCCCGCGCATTCTGGTGCCGCCGCTTACATCCGTGAAGTACGAGATGCTTTCCGGATCCCTGCTGTTCTGCGCCGTCTTTATGATGACCGATCCGGTGACGGCGCCCCGCACCGTTTCCGGCGGCGCGCTGTACGGGTTGCTGGGGGGGATCGTCCTGATGCTGATGAGGCGCTTCGGCGTTTACGAGCAGAGCGCGAGCTTTACCGTTTTGCTGATGAACGCGGCGGCTCCGTTGATCGATGGGGCGGTCTGTTCCCTGCAGGCGGAAAGGAGGCGCGGACGTGAAAAAGAGGAATAA